From the genome of Sphingobacterium kitahiroshimense, one region includes:
- a CDS encoding outer membrane beta-barrel protein, which yields MEKNKIDELFRKGLSDPKLDFDEDHWQDMQSLLEKKSGKKKVRRLLILAVTSAAAIATVFFILDRNILVPDENESFETVNTDSPVVREKFNGKLQGEGGAKEEQTALIFNEELAETFSSAQHPQAWQRTASIEVVNSKNMILSTGSLSEISIPTIKPMTRSKYRFHPSIETFPSFTSESTLALQHKNEYNAAPRDARSVLSILAGPDLSSVRGSDQSTLSENVGVLYSYPVVNRLSISLGATYAKKNYRSDYSLYSPANPPTLTEMPSIVNAECDVIDIPLTANYTVLKNKKIKFNVSAGLSSYFMLKEKYTFEYGGSGNSENKRSAVYEISGENQHIFGVADFSISLEKKVSDKINVGIKPFLKMPLTGIGYGRVDLESKGIALMVGVTL from the coding sequence ATGGAAAAGAACAAGATCGATGAACTTTTTAGAAAAGGATTAAGTGATCCTAAACTAGACTTCGATGAAGATCATTGGCAAGATATGCAGTCACTTTTGGAGAAGAAAAGTGGTAAAAAAAAAGTTAGAAGATTGCTTATTTTAGCTGTAACAAGTGCAGCTGCTATTGCAACCGTATTCTTTATTTTAGACAGAAATATATTGGTTCCAGATGAAAATGAAAGTTTCGAAACTGTGAATACTGACAGTCCTGTGGTACGGGAAAAATTCAACGGAAAGCTACAAGGAGAAGGCGGTGCGAAAGAAGAGCAAACAGCATTAATCTTTAATGAGGAACTAGCCGAAACTTTCTCATCAGCACAGCATCCACAGGCTTGGCAACGTACTGCGTCTATTGAAGTCGTTAATTCAAAAAACATGATACTGTCAACAGGTTCATTGAGCGAAATCTCGATCCCGACAATAAAACCCATGACAAGATCGAAATATCGCTTTCACCCATCAATAGAAACTTTTCCAAGCTTCACGAGTGAATCCACACTGGCGCTACAGCATAAAAATGAGTACAATGCAGCTCCTCGTGATGCCCGCTCCGTATTAAGTATATTAGCCGGGCCAGATCTATCTAGTGTAAGAGGATCTGATCAATCGACTTTAAGTGAAAATGTTGGCGTACTGTATTCTTATCCCGTGGTCAATAGATTAAGTATATCCTTAGGAGCCACTTATGCAAAGAAAAATTATAGGTCGGACTACAGTTTATATTCACCTGCAAATCCCCCAACCTTAACCGAGATGCCAAGTATTGTCAATGCCGAATGTGATGTCATCGATATTCCTTTAACGGCCAATTATACTGTTTTAAAAAATAAAAAAATCAAGTTCAATGTTAGTGCAGGTCTTTCCAGTTATTTCATGTTAAAGGAAAAATACACTTTTGAATATGGAGGATCAGGCAATTCAGAAAATAAAAGAAGCGCCGTATACGAAATCAGTGGTGAAAATCAGCACATATTTGGTGTAGCTGATTTTTCAATCTCATTAGAGAAAAAAGTGAGTGATAAGATCAATGTCGGCATAAAACCTTTTCTTAAAATGCCCCTTACCGGTATCGGTTATGGAAGGGTAGATCTAGAGTCAAAAGGAATAGCCTTGATGGTTGGAGTGACACTGTAA
- a CDS encoding RNA polymerase sigma factor: MTINEHDENTIQIIKGCIIEDRRSQKDLYKLYHALALGICLRYSNDKEEALAILNDGFFKVFKHIKKYNFDKPISAWIRKIMTNTAIDYYRSKVRMGAVVDIASYEHPITDETITQKLHYEDLLLMVQKLSPTYRTVFNLYAIDGYTHEEIGSMLGIAVGTSKSNLHKARQRLAEMVRNQNSIAIKS; the protein is encoded by the coding sequence GTGACGATAAACGAACATGACGAAAACACGATCCAAATCATAAAAGGATGCATCATAGAGGACCGGAGATCCCAAAAAGATCTTTATAAACTATACCATGCCCTGGCATTGGGAATATGCCTACGGTATTCAAACGATAAGGAAGAAGCATTGGCAATATTAAATGACGGATTTTTTAAGGTATTTAAGCACATAAAAAAATATAATTTTGATAAACCTATATCAGCATGGATCAGAAAAATCATGACAAACACAGCAATCGATTACTACCGGAGCAAGGTTCGTATGGGCGCTGTGGTTGATATAGCATCTTATGAGCATCCGATTACAGATGAAACAATTACACAAAAGTTGCATTATGAGGATCTGTTGCTGATGGTACAAAAATTGTCGCCTACGTACCGGACTGTTTTCAATCTCTATGCCATCGATGGCTATACGCATGAAGAGATCGGTAGTATGCTTGGCATTGCAGTAGGCACTTCAAAATCCAATCTACATAAGGCACGACAACGATTGGCGGAAATGGTAAGAAATCAAAATTCAATAGCAATTAAAAGTTAG
- a CDS encoding YceI family protein, which yields MKKITIYSVFLFLLLSLDGFAQQSSSFISKGASISFFSSAMLEDIEAKSNLAGSALDIKTGDILFRVKNTSFQFDKKLMQEHFNENYMESDKYPVSEFKGKIENSGQLTKDGNYTAKVSGTLQIHGVTKAYATMATFTVKNSIITAAASFDVRLADHKITIPSVVGKKIAEVVKVKINATYKH from the coding sequence ATGAAAAAAATTACTATTTATAGTGTATTCCTGTTTCTGCTTCTGAGCCTTGACGGTTTTGCACAACAGAGCAGTTCCTTTATTTCAAAAGGTGCATCGATCAGCTTTTTCAGTAGTGCAATGCTCGAGGACATTGAGGCTAAGAGCAACTTGGCGGGATCAGCTTTGGATATAAAAACTGGAGATATCTTATTTCGGGTAAAGAATACGTCTTTCCAATTTGATAAGAAACTGATGCAAGAACATTTCAATGAAAATTATATGGAAAGTGACAAGTATCCTGTTTCAGAGTTTAAAGGGAAAATTGAAAATAGTGGACAACTAACCAAGGATGGGAATTATACCGCAAAGGTTTCGGGTACATTGCAAATTCATGGTGTCACCAAAGCTTACGCTACCATGGCGACATTTACAGTCAAAAACTCAATTATAACTGCTGCAGCTAGTTTCGACGTCAGACTTGCAGATCATAAGATTACCATTCCATCTGTGGTTGGAAAAAAAATCGCAGAGGTTGTGAAGGTGAAAATAAATGCCACATATAAACATTAA
- a CDS encoding MBL fold metallo-hydrolase, with protein sequence MKKIFLAVTFTLLAAIVFGQSNVGTKPTIQLVRNATLLIEYGGQRILVDPMLSPKGAIDSWAGIQRNPTIELKMPVEKIVKDVNLVLVSHSHEDHFDKVASKTLNKSIELMIQPADKDFFDKEGFSNATVLNDTKLWNGIKIHRLEGQHGSGEVLKMMGKTSGFILEAKNQPTVYIVGDAIWTDDIKQNIKKYKPDYIVVNSGGALIKGFENVPIIMNEEQTMALIRESGHAKVIAVHMDALDHCRTTRSSLIQKASELKIGKDKLIVPQDTEVITLSL encoded by the coding sequence ATGAAAAAAATATTTCTGGCAGTTACGTTTACGTTATTAGCCGCAATTGTGTTTGGACAATCCAACGTAGGTACGAAGCCTACCATTCAGTTAGTTAGAAATGCCACTTTACTTATAGAGTATGGTGGGCAGAGAATTCTTGTTGATCCGATGTTATCTCCAAAAGGAGCTATCGATTCTTGGGCGGGAATCCAACGCAATCCAACGATTGAGCTGAAAATGCCAGTTGAGAAGATTGTTAAAGATGTTAATTTAGTGCTTGTTTCCCATAGTCATGAAGATCACTTTGATAAAGTGGCGAGTAAAACCCTTAACAAATCGATCGAATTGATGATCCAACCTGCAGATAAAGATTTCTTTGACAAGGAAGGTTTTAGTAATGCAACCGTTCTCAATGACACTAAACTATGGAATGGGATTAAAATCCATCGTCTAGAAGGCCAACACGGAAGTGGTGAGGTATTGAAGATGATGGGCAAGACTTCTGGATTTATCCTAGAAGCTAAAAACCAACCTACGGTATATATTGTTGGAGATGCAATCTGGACAGATGATATCAAGCAAAATATTAAAAAATATAAGCCAGATTACATCGTTGTTAATTCCGGAGGAGCACTTATAAAAGGATTTGAAAATGTTCCGATTATTATGAACGAAGAACAGACAATGGCTCTCATCCGTGAAAGTGGTCATGCAAAAGTTATTGCAGTACACATGGACGCATTGGACCATTGCCGTACAACAAGGAGTTCTTTAATTCAGAAAGCTTCCGAGTTGAAGATCGGTAAAGATAAATTGATAGTCCCTCAAGATACAGAAGTTATTACGTTATCACTTTAG
- a CDS encoding LLM class flavin-dependent oxidoreductase: protein MKNKDKDNSNNIPVSFHSVKKQGSAPVPLSILDVATTGRGYSSIEAINNSIELAKLADKRGFARYWVAEHHGMPAVSTSSPAMLLSRLIGETQQIRLGSGGMMLPNFPPLVVAEQFGMLEAMAPGRIDLGIGRAPGTNELTASALRREQFGAENFPEQLTELLHFLEDAFPLGHPYKGKVFAVPGPGQDLENGIARSFESPLVWLLGSSGYSAQLAGKLGLPFAFAAQLAPENMLAAFELYRKYFRSSKVLDSPYTIACFSVYAADNEEEAKSQSYSVSHSMLRMMNRQSYIIPSPQELKNYKYSDSERYILDGWNHKMIYGTADQVVSKLNHFQQISGADELMIANLGHSLEGILHSAKLIADAYHMPNLSL from the coding sequence ATGAAAAATAAAGATAAAGACAATTCCAATAATATACCCGTTTCTTTTCATTCGGTTAAAAAGCAAGGAAGCGCTCCGGTGCCCTTGTCCATCCTTGATGTGGCTACAACGGGAAGAGGTTATTCAAGTATTGAAGCAATTAATAACAGTATTGAGCTTGCTAAACTTGCAGATAAACGGGGCTTTGCCCGTTATTGGGTAGCTGAGCACCACGGCATGCCCGCTGTTTCTACCTCTTCACCTGCGATGTTGCTCTCCCGACTGATCGGCGAAACACAACAAATAAGATTAGGATCTGGTGGCATGATGCTACCAAACTTTCCACCTTTGGTCGTTGCCGAGCAATTTGGTATGCTGGAGGCTATGGCTCCAGGGCGTATCGATCTTGGAATAGGACGTGCACCGGGGACCAATGAGCTTACAGCCTCAGCACTCCGTCGTGAGCAGTTCGGAGCTGAAAATTTTCCAGAACAGTTGACAGAGTTACTCCATTTTCTTGAAGATGCTTTTCCTTTGGGACATCCTTACAAGGGCAAGGTATTTGCAGTTCCTGGACCCGGTCAAGATCTTGAAAACGGTATTGCACGATCTTTTGAAAGTCCATTAGTTTGGCTATTGGGATCTAGCGGTTATTCTGCGCAATTGGCAGGAAAGTTAGGACTACCATTTGCCTTTGCTGCGCAACTGGCACCTGAAAACATGTTGGCCGCATTTGAACTTTATAGAAAGTACTTCAGATCTTCAAAAGTACTTGACAGTCCTTACACTATTGCCTGCTTTTCAGTTTATGCAGCAGACAATGAAGAAGAGGCCAAATCACAGTCATATTCGGTATCACATAGTATGCTCCGAATGATGAACAGGCAATCATATATAATTCCATCTCCGCAAGAATTAAAAAATTATAAGTACAGTGATTCCGAAAGGTATATATTGGACGGTTGGAACCATAAAATGATCTATGGAACTGCAGACCAGGTCGTAAGTAAGCTAAATCACTTTCAGCAGATTTCAGGGGCAGATGAATTGATGATAGCCAATTTAGGTCATTCTCTCGAAGGGATACTGCATTCTGCAAAACTGATAGCAGATGCATACCATATGCCCAATCTGAGTCTGTAG
- a CDS encoding rhodanese-like domain-containing protein, whose amino-acid sequence MKTIYIIGAIVILIYISYRTYRFATLDNGLAHKIENGAVILDVRTEKEYNMGHIDGSINISLGTINERYIELDKSKTYITTCSHGLRSVKVENILKDKGFKNVFNGGAWSDLEKIVIKLKDN is encoded by the coding sequence ATGAAGACGATATATATTATTGGTGCTATAGTTATATTGATTTACATCTCGTATCGAACCTATCGTTTCGCAACACTTGATAATGGGCTCGCTCATAAAATAGAGAATGGAGCGGTAATTTTAGATGTTCGAACCGAAAAAGAATATAATATGGGACATATTGATGGTTCAATAAATATTTCACTAGGCACAATTAATGAAAGATACATTGAACTGGATAAGAGCAAAACATACATTACAACCTGTTCTCATGGTTTAAGGAGTGTGAAAGTGGAAAACATTTTAAAAGACAAAGGTTTCAAAAATGTTTTTAATGGCGGTGCTTGGTCTGACCTTGAAAAAATAGTAATCAAACTAAAAGATAATTGA
- a CDS encoding TetR/AcrR family transcriptional regulator produces the protein MKKSSATRHTILEKAFEIIYTKGYQTTSIDEIIATTKVTKGAFYYHFKTKDEMGMAIINEILKPTMQNDFIKPLQNAKNPTQEIYDMTKALLLENPLLKLEYGCPAGNLTQEMTPWNAAFGKALSELILEWQQTIENSIKSAKENGTIRENVDPQQVAYFIMSGYWGIRNFGKVYNSTACYHSYLKELKIYLNNLA, from the coding sequence ATGAAAAAGTCATCAGCAACTCGGCATACAATTCTTGAAAAAGCATTTGAAATTATCTATACCAAAGGTTATCAAACGACAAGTATTGATGAAATTATTGCGACAACAAAAGTTACAAAAGGAGCATTTTACTATCATTTCAAGACCAAAGATGAAATGGGTATGGCTATAATTAATGAAATTTTAAAACCAACAATGCAAAATGATTTCATTAAACCTTTACAAAATGCAAAAAATCCTACTCAGGAAATTTATGATATGACAAAAGCGCTACTTCTGGAAAATCCTCTTTTGAAGTTAGAATATGGATGTCCCGCAGGAAATTTAACACAGGAAATGACACCTTGGAATGCAGCTTTTGGAAAGGCACTATCTGAGCTGATTCTAGAATGGCAGCAAACAATTGAAAATAGTATAAAAAGTGCCAAAGAAAATGGAACCATAAGGGAAAATGTAGATCCGCAGCAAGTCGCGTATTTTATTATGTCAGGGTATTGGGGAATTAGAAATTTCGGAAAAGTTTATAACAGTACAGCATGCTATCACTCCTATTTAAAAGAACTGAAAATTTACCTAAACAATTTAGCTTAA
- a CDS encoding DUF3817 domain-containing protein, with translation MINLFKTKIGRLRIIGFLEGVSLLVLIFVAVPLKHYFHNPSLSEILGPIHGAIFLLFLFNTLSVAVEQNWKFKTTTWKVILACIIPFGTFYIDHKILSKL, from the coding sequence ATGATAAATTTATTCAAAACAAAAATCGGAAGATTGCGCATTATTGGGTTTCTTGAAGGCGTATCATTATTAGTGCTCATTTTCGTAGCTGTACCTCTGAAACATTATTTTCACAATCCTAGTTTAAGCGAAATATTAGGACCGATTCATGGAGCAATTTTTTTACTTTTCCTGTTCAATACGTTAAGTGTTGCTGTAGAGCAGAATTGGAAATTTAAAACGACAACTTGGAAAGTTATTTTGGCCTGCATTATTCCATTCGGAACATTTTACATTGACCATAAAATATTAAGCAAACTATGA
- a CDS encoding helix-turn-helix domain-containing protein: MRTVKFHKTECGVDFLINVLPSDEVKESYLNSGIYDTDYLEIAFIKKGSGHVILNHHKIEISDNSIIFLSPFQKREWNLNPEGLDFVILVFQEDFLNDFFSDKLFAYRLLYFYQLECPLNMQIDDALMERYFSLLAEIKSELVRTRIDSVHIIRSLIYYLLQKLNREYSQINHLAVEKNEQNDAFAFKQLIEIHIKEKQRISDYTDLLHINRIALNKAVKNQFNVTATHLLKQRLLIEIKDYLIHSNLTVAEIAYQLNFSEPNHLMRFFKKQTGLTTSDFLHEYQNGISS, translated from the coding sequence TTGAGAACCGTAAAATTTCATAAAACAGAATGTGGCGTTGATTTTCTCATTAATGTTTTGCCTTCAGATGAAGTTAAAGAAAGCTATCTTAATAGTGGAATATACGACACCGATTACCTTGAAATCGCTTTTATTAAAAAGGGAAGCGGTCATGTTATTTTGAATCATCATAAAATAGAGATCAGCGACAACAGTATTATATTTCTGTCTCCTTTTCAAAAACGGGAATGGAACCTAAATCCAGAAGGTTTAGATTTTGTAATTTTAGTTTTTCAAGAGGACTTTTTGAATGATTTTTTTTCAGACAAGTTATTTGCCTATCGTTTATTATACTTTTATCAGTTGGAATGTCCCTTGAATATGCAGATCGATGATGCACTTATGGAAAGGTATTTCTCTCTTCTTGCTGAAATAAAATCGGAATTGGTAAGGACTAGAATTGACAGTGTACATATTATCCGTTCATTGATTTATTATCTGCTTCAAAAACTAAACCGAGAATATAGTCAGATAAATCATTTGGCAGTAGAGAAAAATGAGCAAAATGATGCTTTCGCGTTTAAGCAATTGATTGAAATTCACATCAAAGAAAAGCAGCGTATAAGTGATTATACCGATCTTCTTCATATTAATCGCATTGCTCTTAATAAAGCGGTCAAAAATCAATTTAATGTTACAGCGACCCATTTGCTAAAGCAACGTTTATTGATAGAGATCAAAGATTACCTAATTCATTCCAATCTTACCGTTGCAGAGATTGCCTATCAGCTTAATTTTTCAGAACCCAACCATTTAATGCGTTTCTTTAAAAAACAGACTGGACTTACAACAAGTGATTTTTTACATGAGTATCAAAATGGTATCAGTTCATAG
- a CDS encoding DUF5777 family beta-barrel protein — translation MKSIICTLLCGITTGAFAQEDLDKLIDLGNPKNEKVTATFKSGSLINLKTTETIHRNELDFKVDHRFGDIAGSAGGSKNFFGLDNSSDIRIGLDYGLLDNLTIGIARAKGATEIRQLYEANLKYRFLEQTVDNSVPVSIAFFGSTTVSAMEASEDKNSAANFDDFSDRMSYVSQLIIARKFSPDISLALVPTYLHRNFTAFNDQNNMFAIGIGGRAKVSNRIAVVADYFLPFRQSSKKQYRENITGQRYYNALGVGLEMDTGGHIFHLNFTNATAMQESQFISETISSWGKGQFRWGFSIARRFSFDKKPKE, via the coding sequence ATGAAAAGTATAATATGTACACTTCTATGTGGCATCACGACAGGGGCATTTGCACAGGAGGATCTTGATAAACTGATCGATCTAGGAAACCCGAAGAATGAAAAAGTTACCGCAACATTTAAGTCGGGTAGCTTGATTAATCTTAAAACTACGGAGACTATTCATCGAAATGAACTGGATTTTAAGGTGGATCATCGTTTTGGAGATATCGCAGGAAGTGCTGGTGGTTCCAAAAATTTCTTTGGTCTAGACAACTCTTCGGATATCAGAATTGGTCTTGATTATGGTTTATTGGATAACCTAACAATTGGAATTGCTAGAGCGAAAGGAGCAACAGAAATCAGACAGCTCTATGAGGCTAATCTAAAATACCGCTTTTTGGAACAAACTGTCGATAACAGTGTACCTGTATCCATCGCTTTTTTTGGAAGTACGACCGTATCGGCGATGGAAGCCTCGGAAGATAAAAATTCGGCAGCTAATTTTGATGATTTTAGTGACCGTATGAGTTATGTAAGTCAATTGATCATAGCTAGGAAGTTTAGTCCAGATATTTCTCTTGCATTGGTCCCCACCTATCTTCATCGCAATTTTACAGCTTTTAATGATCAGAATAATATGTTTGCTATCGGAATCGGAGGTCGGGCAAAGGTTAGTAACAGAATCGCGGTCGTTGCAGATTATTTTCTTCCTTTTCGTCAGTCGTCTAAAAAGCAATATCGAGAAAACATAACGGGTCAACGCTACTATAATGCTTTAGGTGTGGGACTGGAAATGGATACAGGTGGCCATATCTTCCATTTAAACTTTACAAATGCAACAGCTATGCAGGAATCTCAGTTTATTAGTGAAACAATCAGTTCTTGGGGTAAAGGACAATTTAGATGGGGATTTAGTATTGCAAGACGTTTTAGTTTTGATAAAAAACCTAAGGAATAG
- a CDS encoding MBL fold metallo-hydrolase — translation MLNKINLKSALLLLISLLINNKINAQSYYFERVYDETLAQASYFIGDFTTKEAIVIDPKRDMDVYLNIAKTNNFKITKISETHIHADFLSGARELAAATNADLLLSDEGGKNWQYQFPHKGLKDGNIISMGQVELKIMHTPGHTPESITFLVVDTKVFTTPKRAITGDFIFVGDVGRPDLLEKAAGQIGSQEIGAKQLFASILKFSKLSDDVEIWAGHGAGSFCGKTLSNIPHSTLKDEKLNSKAFEFKNDEKGFVKYILEGQPSPPKYFAVMKQMNKEKRPLLIEVPVHQKLTKQALQKAIENNLLIIDTRNKNMVAEGHIPGSLHIENGKSLATWIGSLVDYQQQLVLIADDDTTEDLTRKLMRIGMDNIYGFVTALDKMNMKLEKSNLVTSTEVQKHLDKNDVQIIDVRTENEYGNGHIRGAENISLTTLKNNLHKISKDRPVIVHCQSGVRAAMAYSLLKKSGIQNIKMFSGGINEWTEKKIELVKEN, via the coding sequence ATGCTAAATAAGATAAACTTAAAAAGTGCTTTACTCCTGCTTATTTCCCTGTTAATAAATAATAAAATAAACGCTCAAAGCTATTATTTCGAACGTGTATATGATGAAACGCTTGCGCAGGCGAGTTACTTCATCGGAGATTTTACTACAAAAGAAGCAATTGTTATTGACCCCAAGAGGGATATGGATGTTTACTTGAACATAGCTAAAACCAATAATTTCAAAATCACCAAAATATCCGAAACACATATTCATGCTGATTTTTTAAGTGGCGCTCGTGAATTGGCGGCTGCGACTAATGCTGACCTATTATTATCAGACGAAGGCGGTAAAAACTGGCAATATCAGTTCCCTCATAAAGGTCTAAAAGATGGTAACATCATCTCCATGGGGCAAGTTGAGCTCAAAATAATGCACACTCCTGGACATACTCCCGAAAGCATCACTTTTTTGGTCGTAGATACAAAAGTATTTACCACACCAAAAAGGGCAATTACTGGCGATTTTATTTTTGTGGGAGATGTTGGTCGTCCTGATCTTTTGGAAAAAGCAGCCGGACAGATAGGCTCGCAGGAAATCGGTGCAAAGCAACTCTTCGCATCCATTCTAAAATTTTCTAAATTGTCTGATGATGTGGAAATCTGGGCCGGACACGGAGCGGGTTCTTTTTGTGGCAAAACCCTGAGCAATATTCCGCATTCAACATTGAAGGACGAAAAGCTCAACAGTAAAGCTTTTGAATTCAAAAATGATGAAAAGGGTTTTGTAAAATACATTTTGGAAGGACAACCCTCTCCTCCTAAATATTTTGCCGTAATGAAGCAAATGAACAAAGAGAAACGTCCATTGCTTATCGAGGTTCCTGTTCATCAAAAACTTACTAAGCAAGCGCTGCAAAAGGCAATTGAAAACAACCTCCTGATAATTGACACGCGCAACAAAAATATGGTTGCAGAAGGACACATTCCTGGTAGCTTACATATCGAAAATGGAAAGTCTCTTGCTACTTGGATCGGTTCTTTAGTAGATTATCAACAACAATTGGTATTGATTGCTGACGACGATACAACGGAAGATTTAACCCGAAAACTGATGCGTATCGGTATGGACAATATATATGGTTTTGTAACCGCCTTGGACAAGATGAATATGAAACTGGAAAAATCTAATCTGGTAACTAGTACAGAAGTGCAAAAGCATTTGGATAAGAATGATGTGCAGATCATAGATGTAAGAACGGAAAATGAATACGGTAACGGGCACATCAGAGGTGCTGAAAATATCTCCTTGACTACTTTAAAAAACAATCTGCACAAAATCAGCAAAGACAGACCAGTCATCGTTCATTGCCAAAGCGGAGTCCGTGCTGCGATGGCATACTCGCTCTTGAAAAAATCAGGTATTCAGAATATCAAAATGTTCTCCGGAGGAATAAATGAATGGACAGAAAAAAAGATTGAATTAGTCAAAGAAAACTAA
- a CDS encoding arsenic resistance protein: MITREKLEEKQIGIYIITLIISVFIGLNWNNSHILEKTIEPIIGILLYSMFCQIPFLELKHALKSRSFFKALLFGNFVLIPLLVWILTVIFPLSSIITLGVILVLLTPCIDYVIVFTHLGKGNSKSILASTPLLFIFQMLLLPLYLWCFLGKETIDIIEIEPFIKAFLYLIIIPFILSIVTQIISKSNNPAGKAILNFSGWLPVPFMAFTFFVVIVSQIGVLYNNPQAILKVVPIYITFALIAPFIGKLSAKLFKVDVYNSRAISFSTSTRNSLVVLPLALALPEPENQLVASIIVTQTIVEIFFELIYIKVIPILTKESLKEIECKKS, encoded by the coding sequence ATGATAACAAGAGAAAAGCTTGAAGAAAAACAAATTGGAATTTACATTATAACATTAATTATAAGTGTGTTTATTGGACTAAACTGGAATAACAGCCATATCCTTGAAAAAACAATTGAACCTATAATCGGAATTTTGCTTTATAGTATGTTTTGTCAAATTCCATTTTTGGAATTGAAACATGCATTAAAAAGTCGTTCTTTTTTCAAGGCATTATTATTTGGTAATTTTGTACTAATTCCATTATTAGTTTGGATTTTAACTGTCATTTTTCCATTGTCATCAATCATAACATTAGGAGTAATTTTAGTTTTACTAACACCCTGCATTGATTACGTAATCGTTTTTACGCATTTAGGAAAGGGTAACTCAAAGTCAATATTAGCATCAACCCCTTTGCTGTTTATCTTTCAAATGTTATTATTGCCATTATACTTATGGTGTTTTCTCGGGAAAGAAACAATCGACATCATTGAAATAGAACCTTTTATAAAAGCCTTTCTTTATTTGATAATTATTCCATTTATACTTTCTATTGTAACGCAAATAATCTCTAAATCGAATAACCCGGCTGGAAAAGCGATACTTAATTTTTCTGGTTGGTTGCCTGTTCCATTTATGGCTTTCACATTTTTTGTTGTGATTGTTTCCCAAATTGGGGTATTATATAACAATCCTCAAGCAATTTTAAAAGTTGTTCCAATTTATATAACATTTGCGCTCATCGCTCCTTTTATTGGAAAACTTTCGGCTAAACTCTTCAAAGTTGATGTTTATAATTCAAGAGCAATTTCGTTTTCGACAAGTACAAGAAATTCATTAGTAGTACTACCGTTGGCACTTGCACTTCCCGAACCAGAAAATCAATTAGTAGCATCCATCATCGTAACACAGACGATTGTTGAAATTTTCTTTGAACTAATCTATATAAAAGTAATTCCAATATTGACAAAAGAAAGTTTAAAAGAAATTGAATGTAAAAAAAGCTAA
- a CDS encoding class I SAM-dependent methyltransferase, translating into MEKNKKANELWTARWDDRYSNEEFAYGEEPNNYLKKQLAKLAVGSILFPAEGEGRNAVFAAKSGWNVSAFDISIEGKNKAVKLAKKNEVTIDYKVGELETLGFEPDQFDAIALIYAHFPADIKSNYHKALDKYLKKNGTVIFEAFSKKHIDYVRTNEKVGGPKDIESLFSIEEIKADFPNYEIVELEEQEIELKEGLYHNGTGSVIRFIGRKK; encoded by the coding sequence ATGGAAAAAAATAAGAAAGCAAATGAGCTATGGACTGCGAGATGGGACGACAGATACAGCAACGAGGAGTTTGCATATGGTGAAGAACCAAACAATTATTTAAAAAAGCAATTGGCAAAACTAGCCGTTGGATCCATTCTTTTTCCTGCAGAAGGTGAAGGAAGAAATGCTGTATTTGCAGCCAAAAGCGGCTGGAATGTTTCTGCGTTTGACATAAGTATTGAGGGTAAAAATAAAGCGGTTAAACTTGCTAAAAAAAATGAGGTAACCATCGACTACAAAGTGGGCGAATTGGAAACTTTAGGTTTTGAACCCGATCAATTTGATGCAATCGCCCTAATCTATGCACATTTTCCAGCTGATATAAAATCTAACTACCATAAGGCACTGGACAAATATTTGAAAAAAAACGGTACCGTAATCTTTGAAGCCTTTAGCAAAAAACACATTGATTATGTAAGGACAAACGAAAAAGTAGGCGGACCGAAAGACATTGAAAGTTTATTTTCAATAGAGGAAATAAAAGCAGACTTCCCGAATTATGAAATTGTGGAATTAGAAGAACAGGAAATTGAATTAAAGGAAGGACTGTACCACAACGGAACAGGTTCTGTGATCAGATTTATTGGAAGAAAAAAATAA